The following nucleotide sequence is from Triticum dicoccoides isolate Atlit2015 ecotype Zavitan chromosome 7B, WEW_v2.0, whole genome shotgun sequence.
CATCTGACCACTCTAATTTCCCCacttatttcttttaaaaaaatgaaaacaaacacCCAATTTGTCTGCTGAAAAATCTCCTACGGCTGCTTGGCGCCAAACAGAACGCACGTTGGCGCCAAATAGCGATTCCATGCCTTCGTCGCCAAACAGAACGATGTCGCCAAACAGCGATCTCTATGCCTTCATCCCGCCCGTCTTCCCCAGTCCTCCTTGATCCTCCTCCTTGTAGCCAGAACGTGACCAAGGTATATGTTGATCTATGGGCGGCATAGAGATCCCCTTTTGCCCTATCTTTGTCCTCTTCACGTTGATCTGCAAGTTTATGTGGTATAAAAATCTCCCTTTTGCCCTATCGCTCTACTGATTGTTCTCCTCCCGCTGATCTGCAAGTGGTGTGGATGATCTCCCTTTTGAACTCACTTCTACCATCCTTCTCCTGGCAACAAAAAAGAAGCTGATCAATCTCAAGGTATGTGACATGTGGTCTGATTCTATTAATGTTCTCAAGGCAACAAGAGAATTCCTAGACTGATTTTGCTATATGATCACAGATTACAAAAAAGGACAAGGTTTAGTGGAGAATATGATTAACGGCAATGAAGATTCAAACAGGTAACATCAATTTTAATAAATTCAGCAGCTAAATTGCAGAGGAGTCGCACCCTCCAAACAACTAGTAGAAAATTAGAAGTAATAAGGAAGGAAGGAGATCCAAAATTTATTCCTGCACCTTTTGGATGATGTTAGAGTGAAAAAATATATTTGAACAGAAGTGATCTCTATTGTTCTAAATAGCTCAAGATAAAATACATGAATGTAGTCAGACCTTTACATGCAAGTTGTACCATAGGAAAATACATGAATGTAGTCAGACCTGTAGATGCGAGTTGTACCATAGGTGCTTTGCTAACAGAAGTGATCTCTATTGTTTTGAATAATCTCAAGATAAAATACATTAATGTAGTTAGATCTGTAGATGCAAGTTGTACCATAGGTGCTTTGCTCATGAAGTACTTGGGATTTCCAATAATTGACAGGAGATTAATGTAGATGATCTCCCTTTTGACTCTTCCTTCTCCTAGCAAAAAAAGATGATCAATCTTGAGGTATGTAACATATGCTCTAATTGTATTCATGTTCTCAAGGCAGCAAGAGAATTCCTGTAGAccgagtttgctatgctatcacagaTTACAAAAAAGGAAACTAAAAGGTGTAATGCAGAATATGACCAACTCCAACAAAGATTCAAACATGTACACTCTATTTTTTTAAAATTCTCATGCCATATCATCGAATTCTTGTAGTGTAACTAGACAAATAAATTAAGATATGCCTATTTTTTATAGGGCAAATATGGTTCCTAGTTGGATGCCTCAAATTGGTATGAAATTTAATTCCACAAAAGAGGCTTGGGGCTTTTGGACTTGTTATGGAGGTCATATTGGTTTTGACGTAAGGGTAAATTATGAAAATAAGAGCAAACTTGATGGGGCAATCACTTCCGCGAGATACGTTTGTTCCAATGAGGGCTACCGAAGAATAGACAAAAGAGATCATAATACCAAGCGTCCTCGTGCAGAAACAAGGACTGGTTGTAAAGTTCGAATGGGAATCACCATCGACCGAGAAACAGGAAATTATGAAGTACATGAGTTAGTCACTCAACACAACCATGTCTTGCAATTGCCTGGAACATGCCACTTGATGCCATCACAGTGGAAGATATCGACCTTGCAAGCTTTTGACATTGAAATTGCAGATGATTCAGGAATTGTACCAAAAGCAGCCCATGAGTTGGCAAGTCGGCAAGTTGGTGGGTCATCAAACCTTACCTACACACCTCGTGATCACAAGAACTAGTTGCGAACCAAGGGTCAAAGGGAGTTGATATATGGTGAAGCTGGAAGTATGCTCAAGTACTTTCGAGATAAAAAATGAGAATCCTGCATTTGAATATGACGTACAACACGACTGCAATGAACAAATAGCAAATATCTTCTGGGCTGATGCGAAGAGGATCACTGACTATGCTCACTTCGGTGATGTTGTTACGTTTGATACTACATTTGGGACAAATAAAGAGTACATACCCTTTGGTGTATTTGTTGGCTTGAACCATTTTAGAGAAATGGTCATTTTTGGTGCTACACTTCTATACGACGAGACATTTGAATCCTTCACATGGTTGTTCAACACTTTCCTATCCATACATAACAAAAAGCAGCTTAGAACTATCTTTACTGACCAGGACGTAGCAAAGGGTAATGCAATTCGGGCGGTATTTACGGAAGCATGGCATGGATTGTGCACTTTTCACATAATGCAAAATGCCATCAAACATTTACCTCATAAGAAAAAATACGAGGATGGCCCAAATGTACTTGCTGATTTCAGTGCTTGCATGTACAAgtatgaggaagaggaagactttGAAGAAGCTTTCACTGCCATAAGAATCAATGTGGATACACAGACTTGGTTGAACAGTATCTATAAAGTAAAAGAGAAATGGGCAAGATGTTACATGAGGAATGCTTACACTATAGGCATGAGAAGCACACAATTAAGTGAGAGCTTGAATAGTGACTTGAAAGACCATTTGAAGTCTGATCTTGACATTCTTTGTTTTTTCAAGCACGTAGAGAGGGTTGTGAAAGGAAAGAGAGATAAAGAGGTAAATGAAGAATATGAGTCTAGGAAAAAATTACCTAGAGTTAGAATAAGAACTCCTACAGTAATACAAGCAAGCAAAGTTTACACACCTCACATATTTGAAGATTTTCAGAATGAATATGAAAGATCCATCTCAGCGTACATCAAGCCATCGGAGGAACACAGTGTATATACTGTTGCAATTGCCAATCTTGACCCGGAATGCTCTTATGAGGAAGAATGCAAAGTTCTGGTTGATGAAGAGCAAAAAGTTCTATGTAGTTGTGGTCAATTTGAAAGAGTTGGTATATTGTGTAGTCATGCTTTGAAAGCCCTTGATGTCATGAATATTAAGTATCTTCCAAGCCACTATATTTTGAAGCGATGGACTCGAGAAGCACGAAGCGGCACTATTCAAAACAGCCATGGCAACATTGTTTTGGAAGACCCTAGATCGGAAGATAGGCAGCAGCTTAAGTTTTTCATGCATGAGTTCCTTGGCATAGCTTCCCAAGCAGTTGCATCACAAGAGTGCATATAATTAGTAGATGATGCTTTGAAGAATCTAAAGAAGCAAGTTGAAGACAAAGCTCCTACTAGTACATGCAGAACTGAAGCTATATCTCAGGAACCAGACATTTGTTTGCAAACAGCTTGTCTGAAGAAAAAGGAAATTCAGCAGAACACTTCAAAAAGGAAGAAATCATGGCTTGATAATCAACATCCCAGTAAAAAGAAAAAAGGGGCAGCTAAAGTCATTCCCGAAAAACAATCTTCTTCTGTAAATCTCTTATCACTTATCAAAACAGCCTATAGATTTAGTAATAACTCAACTAATGTTTATTCTGATTTATTTTTTGCATAGATAGGAGAGAAGTACATTCCAGTTGCACAATGCgaagcacctatagagaaaatgacTGGAACAAATGCAGACGGTTTGCAGGAATATGGGTACTATGCTCGTTTACTAACGGTATTCCACTTATCTTGTCCAAAATTCCTAAAATCCATTTGTAAGCAATATGATTTTTTGTGTGTATAAAATCTGGTATGTCTCTCTTTAATATACAGAGTGAAGCCAATGATATTTGGGACTTGGAAACGAATTCATATTTTTCTCGGATATGACAATAGTTTGATAGAGAAATAAGAGGAGAGTCATGCATTTGTGTGGTTCGTCTCCTCTGCATCAACCTCAAGTACAGCCGTGACTACAGCCATGAACTGCAGCTAGTAATTCCTTCTATTTGTGATGTGTTTAGTACTTAAGGCAAATACAGAGAGAGCAACCTCTGCATCCTGTTATGATACGTGAACAGGAAGAGCAACTTTTGCTTCTGTTTATCTGTTTTAAAGTGAGGAAAAATAAAGGTAGAGTAGCACTTAGTTTTGCTGATGTGTGAAGGGGCAAGGACTTGAGCATTTACATCACAGTATCCTGGTTTCCAAACAAGATGAACCAAAAACTGACTTACAGTATTCTAGAAATTTGCTAGTCAGAACCATGCCAAAATCTCTATGGAGAGTGAGACCACGACACAACGACGCAATCAAATCAAATGCAATTGCAATAAGATAACAATCGGTATTTAGACCACAACATAGCAACATTGAAAAATACAGGCTACATACATATAATTCTAAAGATTTGGACGGACAATATCAATGGACAGGGGACCAAACATACTGTCATGCTACATACTACAAGGTAGGAGCTAGCCACGTACTGACCTGTGCCTCACCCGAGCTCAAGAAGCGCCCGCACGGCGATATCTCCTTCCTGGACTGTGGCGGCGCGGGGCCAGGCGGCCGGCAGATCCCCATCGGCGAGCGGCTGGAGGAAGCGGGCAGCTTCAATCGAGGTGAGGGACGTAGGGCGGCGCAGTCTGAGGAGGGTGGAGTCCTCCCACGTACCTGCCTTCCACGGCGTCAGCCGGTGAGTCCAGGGAACGGCGCCTTGTGGCGGATCGTGGGAAAGCCGGGGACACAGCCGCAGCGCAGCAGGCGGGCGTGGAGGTCCATCCGTCGGACCGTCGCTAGGGGAGGGAGTGTGCTTTGCTGGAGATACGAACCCTCGCCGGCGGCGAGGTCGTCTGCTCGCCCTTGCCTCAATCTCTTTGCTCTCCAGtctttagggcatctccagccgcgcccccaacaggccctccccaggcgattttgccgcgccagcgccaaaaaaaggccccagtcgcgccccagaagcccgtttttcgccggctcgggccaaaactggtgccggcggacccaggccgaacccggcgccctgggggtgCTTGGAGAGCCGGCCCAAacgaaaaaggcgcgtgggcccgccctggaagcgacccgagggccttttcccgccgtttctcGACGCTTTTCCTTCGCATatctcccgctcgctcgccttcctcccgccattctctccctttctcccgccaaaccccctcccgctcgcTCGCCACGAAGAAGCACGCCATGGCGCACGCGGCAGCACCCGCGACTGgcgccatggcccggccgaagcagaggaagccgagggcgccgccatcgaagccaccgggcctgtcaaacgccgagtggagggtggaagttcagcgatGCAAAAGCAGTCACCGCCGACAGGCAGAATAGGGccatagccaagaaggcccgcgacaatgcggcgcgcgcggcggcgtcttcctcatcggtcgaccaggcggggatgaatccccccgtcgtcagccacgcccagtacgcgccctggcgacagcaaggcgccggatctccatggggttcatcgtcgcccggctacgccgacggcgacgcgcacggtgggttcaacccaaacgtgaccttccctcatggtcaccccgctacacgcacaccctcgcccgccttcgccggcgtgcagttgttggaaatatgccctagaggcaataataaaagtattattatatttcattgttcatgataattgtcttttattcaagctataactgtattatccggaaatcgtaatacacgtgtgaatacttagaccacacaatgtccctggtaagcctctagttgaccagctcgttgtgatcaacagatagtcatggtttcctgactatggacattggatgtcgttgataacgggatcacatcattaggagaatgatgtgatggacaagacccaatcctaagcatagcataaaagatcgtgtagttcgttttgctagagctttgcaagtgtcaagtatctcttccttcgaccatgagatcgtgtaactcccggataccgtaagagtgccttgggtgtaccaaacgtcacaacgtaactgggtgactataaaggtgcattacaggtatctccgaaagtagttgttgggttgacacggatcgagactgggatttgtcactccgtatgacggagaggtatctctgggcccactcggtaatgcatcatcataatgagctcaaagtgaccaaggtgttggacacgggatcatgcattacggtacgagtaaagtgacttgccggtaacgagactgaacaaggtattgggataccgacgatcgagtctcgggcaagtaacgtaccgattgacaaagggaattgcatacagggtttgatcaaatcctcgacatagtggttcatccgatgacaacatcaaggagcatgtgggagccatcatgggtatccagatcccgctgatggttattgactgagagcgtctcggtcatgtctgcatgtctcccgaacccgtagggtctacacacttaaggttcggtgacgctagggttatgaagatatgtatatgcagaaacccgaatgttgttcggagtcccggatgagatcccggatgtcacgaggagttccggaatggtccggaggtaaagaattatatataggaagtgctatttcgggcatcgggacaagtttcggggttatcggtattgtaccgggaccaccggaagggtcccgggggtccaccgggtggggccacctgtcccggggggccacatgggctgtagggggtgcgccttggccatcatgggccaagggcaccagcccctataggcccatgcgcctagggtttccccctaggaggagtcctagtggtggaaggcacccctaggtgccttggggggggagggaaacctcccctaggccgccgcccccctagtagatctcatctactagggccggcgcccccccttggcacccctatatatagtgggggggagaggaggagaacacaccagcccctggcgcctccatctccccccgttacgtctctccctcgtagtctcggcgaagccctgctgctgtgacgccctgcatccaccaccacgccgtcgtgctgctggatcttcatcaacctctccttcccccttgctggatcaagaaggaggagacgtctcccgtcccgtacgtgtgttgaacgcggaggtgccgtccattcggcgctggtcatcggtgatttggatcacgtcgagtacgactacatcatcaccttgcaagcttccgcacgcgatctacaagtggtatgtagatgcaaactctctccctagactcgttgcttagatgaactcatagatggatcttggtgaaaccgtaggaaaaattttaattttctgcaacgttccccaacagtggcatcatgagctaggtctatgcgtagttctctttgcacgagtagaacacaactttgttgtgggcgtggattttgtcatcttacttgcctctactagtcttttcttgctcaacggtattgtggatgaagcggcccggaccaaccttacacgtactcttacgtgagaccggttccaccgactgacatgcacaagttgcataaggtggctggcgggtgtctgtctctcccaccttagttggagcggaatcgatgaacagggcccttatgaagggtaaatagaagttgacaaaatcacgttgtggtgattcgtaggtaagaaaacgttcttgctagaacccaattgcagccacgtaaaagatgcaacaacaattagaggacgtctaacttgtttttgcagcgattgatcatgtgatgtgatatggccagaagttgtgatgaatgatgaattgtgatgtatgagatcatgttctttgtaataggattcacgacttgcatgtcgatgagtatgacaaccggcaggagccataggagttgtcattattttttgtatgacctgcgtgtcattaaataacgtcatgtaaactactttactttattgctaaacgttagtcatagaagtagaagtagtcgttggcgtgacaacttcatgaagacacgatgatggagatcatgatgatggagatcatggtgtcaagccggtgacaagatgatcatggagcctcgaagaagaagatcaatggagctatatga
It contains:
- the LOC119338269 gene encoding uncharacterized protein LOC119338269 is translated as MSRSDFKWSFKSLFKLSLNCVLLMPIVESFFKVFLFLILVHASTEISKYIWAILVFFLMRKVLNNHVKDSNVSSYRSVAPKMTISLKWFKPTNTPKGMYSLFVPNVVSNVTTSPK